From Streptomyces sp. GSL17-111, one genomic window encodes:
- the gcvH gene encoding glycine cleavage system protein GcvH codes for MSNPEQLRYSKEHEWLSTAEDGVATVGITAHAAGALGDVVYVQLPDVGDTVTAGETCGELESTKSVSDLYAPVTGEIVEANQDVVDDPGLVNSAPFEGGWLFKVRVTDEPDDLLSADEYTAFTAG; via the coding sequence ATGAGCAACCCTGAGCAGCTGCGTTACAGCAAGGAGCACGAGTGGCTGTCGACCGCCGAGGACGGCGTCGCGACGGTCGGCATCACCGCGCACGCCGCGGGCGCGCTCGGTGACGTCGTCTACGTCCAGCTTCCCGACGTGGGCGACACGGTCACCGCGGGCGAGACCTGTGGCGAGCTGGAGTCGACCAAGTCGGTCAGCGACCTGTACGCCCCCGTCACCGGCGAGATCGTCGAGGCCAACCAGGACGTCGTGGACGACCCGGGTCTGGTGAACTCGGCTCCCTTCGAGGGCGGCTGGCTCTTCAAGGTGCGCGTCACCGACGAGCCGGACGACCTGCTCTCGGCCGACGAGTACACCGCCTTCACCGCCGGCTGA